The DNA region CGATAGTGTCCTTGGCCGGATCAAAGACCACCATCGTCGGATAGCCAGTCACGCCGAAACGCTTGACGTGCGCCTTCTCAATGTCGCCATCGAGTTTCAGCCCGACGTAGCCGGCGTTCAGCGCGGCGGCGACTTCCGCGTCGTTCCAGATCCACTCATCCATCGTCTTGCAGGGGCCGCACCAGGTGGTCTCGAAGTCGATAAACACCCGCTTGCCTGAGGCGCGCGCCTGCTTCACGGCCGAATCGAAGTCGTGCGACCACGCGAACGCGGCTTTCGTGCGGGGCCGCGGCCGTTCGTCCGCGAGCATGTCGTCGGGCAGACGGTCTTCGGCTTTGGTGACCGGGCGATCGACCACCGTAAACTCAATGGCCGACCCGTCTTTCTTGAACGACTTGAACTCAAGCACGAGGTCTTTGGCGCCGCTCCGTTCCAGGAACATGAGGCGCGAGGTGTCGCGAGCCTCTTTGATTGACAGAACCGCCGCTGTCGCATCCTTCGCCGTCGCGGGAATCACGCTCCAGGAATCGCCCGGGCCGTAGAGCGCGTCGTTGTTGCCGTCCATCGCGGCCACCAGGGCGGGCACGCCATTCACCGTGACGGTGCCCGATCGCCAGGACCCGCGCGAATACCGGATCACGTCGGGCGCCGGCGCGGCATCCTCGCGCACCACCCAGAAATTCACGAAGTACGGTTCGGTGCGCTCAGGTTCCGGAAAAGCCACGCGCAACTCAATGGCGTTGAACGAACTCCACCAGGCCTTGGTCTTGGCGTTCTGGGTGGGCACAGCCACAGCCGCGGGCCCATCGTCTCCGAAGTTCCCGTTCCGGTTGCGGTCCACGAACAACTGATTCAGGTCCGCCGGGTGCGCGGCGCTCGCCGTGGCGAGCACGGGAATCCACGAGCCCCGAGCCGGACCCACCTGCAGGAGGCCTCGTTTGGCCGGACGGACGGCACCGGGCGGCAGTGCCTGGCCGGCGGGCACTTCTGCGAGCGTGACTTGCGTGCCCTTGGGGCTGAAGTTGGGTTTCGGCCCCGTTCCTGGCGCGTGGTACGTCAGCGGGACGGTGATGACCGCGCCCTGCGCGGCCAGATCCGGCTGGCCCGCCGCAGACAAGGCGACCATGCCGAGCGCCAGGAGAGATCGTTTGATCAACATGCGGAGGAGTCTAACAAAACGACCTCTGAGGTCGTTTATTTTCTCAGAGGGGAAAAATAAACGACCTCAGAGGTCGTTTTTTGACTCGAACCTGTACCCGACGCCACGCACCGTCAGCAGGTGTTTGGGTAGCGATGGTTGCGCTTCGATGTACTTGCGCAGGCGGGACATGAAGTGGTCGATCGCGCGCGTGTCCGTGTCTTCGTGGAGGTTCCAGACCTCTTCCAGCATCTGTTTGCGCGACACCGTCTGGCCGTCGTGGCGCACCAGGTAGCGCAGCAGGTTCGTTTCCATCAACGTCAGCGGATACACCTTGGCGCCCACGCGAAGCTCCTGCGCCGAAAAATCCACGGTGCGTCCGGCGAACGTGAACTGGTCGGGCGGTGGGGGAGCCGCTTTCCACGCCTGCCGGCGCAACAAGGCGTGCAGGCGCGCCACAAGAATCGTCAGTTCAAACGGCTTCGGCAGATAGTCGTCGGCACCGGCCTCAAACCCCCGCAGCACATCTTCCGCTCGTCCTCTGGCGGTCAGCATCAGGATGGGGTGCAGCCAGGCCCGTGCCCGCAACGCCGCGGCGACGGCAAATCCGTCCATCCCGGGCAGCATGACGTCGAGCACCATGGCATCAATGCTCTGCGGCCGCTCGGTAATCACCTGCAGGGCACGTTCGCCGTCCTCAACAATTTCCACCTCGTGCCCCTCGGCTTCAAGGTTGAACCGCAGGCCCGACGCGATATGGGGTTCGTCTTCGACAATCAGCAGATGAGACATGGAGGGTTATTGCGCCGCTGCAGGCACCGCGGGCAGTTCGAGTGTAAACACTGATCCACGGCCCACGCCCGCACTCTCGGCGTACGCCCGTCCGCCATGGTGTTTTGCGGTGCTGTAGACGATGAACAGGCCGAGGCCGGTGCCTTTGATGCGTTGGGTCAGCGAGCCGGGTGTGCGATAGAAGCGCTTGAAGATCCGTTTGGCCTCACCCGCGGCGAGTCCCGCGCCACGGTCGGACACGCGAATCACCGACCAGTCACCCACGAGCACCGCATACACCTCCACATGCACATCGTCGCCCGAGTATTTCACGGCATTGTCGAGAAGGTTCAGGATGGCGCCGCGCAGTTCTGTGGGGTCGCCCATCACTTCAGGCTGCCGGTCATCGGGACCGAGCGGCAGCAGGCATAACTGCGCCTCGGTCAGGTGCCGGCGCGTGCGCGTCAGCGCCACACACTCGTCTGCCAGGGTGCGCAGGTTCACGCGCTCCCGATGGGTGGACGGCCGGCCGGCCTGTCCCGTGCGCAACACCTGTTCGATGGTCTGCATGAGGCGGTCGCTGTCGTCGAGCATGACGTCGTAGAACTCGCGCCGCTTGGCGTCCGGAATCGTGTCCTCATGGGCCTTGAGGGTTTCCAGATGCAGACGGATGGACGTCACCGGCGTCTTCAACTCGTGCGTGACCGCGTTGACGAACGCGTCCTGCTGGTCGTTGCGGCGAATTTCCCGCACGAGGAAGATCGTATTGAGGATCAGGCCGGTGATGATGGCGATGAAGACCGGCACGCCGAACAGCAACGCCACGGCCTGGCGCCGGTTCTGCACGATCCAGCCGACGTTGAGCGCCACGGCGAGTGCCACCAGGCACACGCAGAAGATCACGAAAAAGGCGATCGCGCCCCGGCGGCCTGTAGACACAGACATCGAGGCATTGTACCTGCGGCCCCGGACTCCGGGACCCCAGGACCCCGACTTCTAACTAGGCCGCTTCTTCAATCGCGTCGTCCACCTTCACGCGGCGGACGTCGGTGGCGAGACCGACCAGTTCGAGGGCGCGAATGTGCAGGTAGGTGAGGTCCACTTCGTACCACGCCAGGCCGTGCGCGGCCGACGTCGGGTGCGCATGGTGATTGTTGTGCCAGCCTTCGCCGAACGTGAGCGCCGCCACCCACCAGTTGTTGCGTGAGTCATCCCGCGTCAGGAACCGGCGCTGGCCCCAGAGGTGCGTGGCTGAGTTGACGAGCCACGTGGCATGCAGGCCAAGCGTCACGCGCAGGAACACACCCCACAGCACCCAGTTCCACCCGCCGAGCGCCCACAGCACGAGGCCCTGGATGGTCAGCGGCACCCAGTGATACTTGCTCAGCCACACGTGAAAGCCGTCGCGGCTCAGGTCGGGCGCGTACTTCGACGTCATGGTGACGTTGTTGTGCTGCGCCTCGCCGAAGATGATCCAGCCCATGTGCGCCCAGAATCCGCCGTGACGCGGCGTGTGGGGATCCATGTCTGAGTCTGAATGCTGGTGATGCCGCCGATGCGTGGCCACCCAGAAGAGCGCCCCGCCCTCCAGGGCGGTGGTGGCGCAAATCGTCAGAAAGTATTCGACGAACTTCGGCGTCTTGTAGGCCCGGTGGGTCAGCAGCCGGTGATACGACATGCCGATGCCCCACCCCAGCGCGATGTAGTACGTGACGAGCATTACGACCACGCCAGACCAGGTGAAATCGATCAGCGCCCAGACCGCGCCGATGTGGAACAGCGTCATGAAAAAGGCGGTCGTCCATGAGACGCCCGCAAATCGGTCAGGATTGGCGCCGGCCAGGCTACCCGTGCCGCCGGACTTGCGGGGCACATGTTTGGTCGAAACAGTGGTCGTCAGACTCATGCTGCAACGATAACAAGCCTCGCGCCGGCCGACTGTAAGAGTTCCGTAAGTGGCTCACATCAGGCCGGATCGACGTCGAGCCCAATCGACCGCATCAGGGCCAGGGCGTTGCTGGTCTTGACCGGCCCTTCGCGCAGCACGTAGTCAAACGCCAGGGACCCTCCATCAAACTTGTCCGCGAAGTGCACGTTCGAGGCCTGCGGTGACCACCCGGCCGCGATGTCACCGAGCGCCAGATCGTGGGTGGTGGCCAGGCCCACCGCGCCGAACCCAATCAGTCCCCGCAGCAGGCCCTCGGCGCCCTGCCGCCGGTCGTGCGAGTTCGTGCCGCTGAGCACCTCGTCGAGCAGGAACATCGTGGCCCCGCCATTCGCGCGGGCCAGATCCACAATGTGCTTCAGCCGGAGGATCTCGGCGTAGAACCGCGAGTGCCCTTCCTGCAGGGAATCGAGCACCCGAATCGATGCGCCCACCGACATCGGCGACAACGAAAATGACGCGGCCCTGACCGGGGCGCCCATTTGTGCCAGCACCACGTTGAGGCCAATGGCGCGCAGAAACGTGCTCTTGCCAGACATGTTCGAGCCGCTGACGATGAGCAGGGACGGTGCAGTGCCACCGAGCCGCACCGTATTGGCGACGGCGCTGTCGCCGAGCAGTGGGTGCGCAAGGTCGGTGGCCTCCAGCCGTGACGGGGGCGGTGTCACCACAGGGAAGACGTGGGCCGGATGTTCGGCGGCGTACCCCGCAAGCGCGCACAGCGCGTCGAACTCCGCCACGGCGTCCAGCCACTGCGGCACCTGCGCGCCGTGAAGGGCGCGCCATCGCTCGATGGAAAACGCCAATTGCGTGGTCCACATCAGCAGGCCGGCAATGGGTGCGAAGAGCACATTGCTGCGCGAGGCGAGCATTGTCGCCAGTTGCGACAGCCGTGCGATGGATGAAGACGCGGCGCCTGAATCGGTTGCGAGTCGCCCGCGCAGCGCCTGGAGCAGGGAACTGGTGTCGCGGCGTCGTTCGAGCAGGCGTGCCACTTCGACGAACACATCGAGGTCTCGTGACGCCGAATCAACTGCCTCGGTCACGCGCAGCACCCGTGGCCGAAGGGCGAGCGCCACCAGTCCTTGCAACGCCAGCAGCACCAGGAAGGGCGCCACTGGTCCACCTTGCCGCCACCAGATCAGCGCACCGAGGCACGACAGCGTGACCAGTCGAACCAGCACTTCGATGCCACGTCCAGGGAGCGTGCCTGCCATCACGGCCCAAGTGCCGATCACTGCCGGGTCCACGGCGGCCCGCATCTGGTCGCCTTCAACGGCGAGCTGTTCCCGCAGGTCCAGATCGGGCGCCAGTTCCCGCACGGCGGCCTGCCGGGCCACGAGCACTTCCGGCGTCGCGGGCGCCAGCATCCAGCGCGCAAGCGTGGCGCGTCCCGCTTCCGTCCGGCACGTGGCCATCAGTTCAAACAGGCTGCCTCGGCCAAACACGTCCAGGTCTGCCGCGTACAGGTGGTCGGCCGGCACGAAGCGGTCGCCCGCGTCGCCTTTGCCAGGCCAGTCATGCCGCAGGCGTGCCAGGCCCCGCTCGTAGTACTGGACGGCGGACCGCGCCCGGTCGCGCGCGTTGATCAGCCGGCCATGGCCGACAGCCACCACCGCGAAGAGGGCGACCAGCGCGGCCAGGGTTTTCCAGGGTGCGAGGCCGAGCCAGATCAGCAGGCCGACGCCGGTGAGGCCCAGCACGAGCCGAACGCCGGCCACGCGTGTATTGCGCCGCTCCATGCGGGCAAGCGTTTCGCGCCGCGCAGACAGGCGCGAGCGGAATTCATCCGCAATGGGCGATGGCGTCACCCTCGTAGATTACCTTCTGTATGATCGATTCGGAGTTCGTCGCATGACTTCCGACCCAATTCGCGCATTTGTCCGGTACGGCTGGCTGACCCTCGGGGTGACGATCCTCGTCATCGTCTGGGGCGCCGTGGTGCGCGCCACCGGGTCTGGCGCGGGGTGTGGAAGCCACTGGCCGCTGTGCAACGGGGAAGTCGTGCCACTGGCGCCGGCGGTGGGCACGGTCATCGAATTTGTGCACCGGGTGACCAGCGGACTGGTGATGGTGATGGCGCTGGGGCTGGTGGTGCTCGCCCGCCGCACGTTTCCCGCCGGCCATGCCGCGCGCAAGTGGGCGGCCATCACGCTGGTCTTCATGGTCATCGAAGCGGCGGTCGGCGCAGGCATCGTCCTGCTCAGGCTGGTGGAAGACAACGCTTCCGCGTTGCGTGCGGGTTACGTGGGCGGGCATCTGGTGAACACGCTGCTGCTTGTGGCCGCCATGACCACCACGATTTGGGCGGCGCGGCCTCCGGCCTCCAACCGCGACGCATCACCGGTCTCTGCGGGCGGGGCCGGCGCTGGGTTCACCATCGCGATGGTGGCCATGCTCGCGGTGGCCGCCACGGGGGCGATCGTGGCGCTGGGCGACACCTTGTTTCCACACGCATCACTGGCTGAAGGCATTGCGGCCGATCTCGACCCCACGGCGCATTTCCTGATCCGGCTCCGCATCTGGCATCCCATCCTCGCGGTCACCATCGCGGGCTACTTGTTCTGGCTCGCCTGGCGCAGCCCCGTGTTTGCCGGTGAAACGCAGGCCACACCCCGCCAACTGGTCATGATGCTCATCGTTGGTCAATGCGCACTGGGCGTCATCAAT from Acidobacteriota bacterium includes:
- a CDS encoding thioredoxin family protein; translation: MLIKRSLLALGMVALSAAGQPDLAAQGAVITVPLTYHAPGTGPKPNFSPKGTQVTLAEVPAGQALPPGAVRPAKRGLLQVGPARGSWIPVLATASAAHPADLNQLFVDRNRNGNFGDDGPAAVAVPTQNAKTKAWWSSFNAIELRVAFPEPERTEPYFVNFWVVREDAAPAPDVIRYSRGSWRSGTVTVNGVPALVAAMDGNNDALYGPGDSWSVIPATAKDATAAVLSIKEARDTSRLMFLERSGAKDLVLEFKSFKKDGSAIEFTVVDRPVTKAEDRLPDDMLADERPRPRTKAAFAWSHDFDSAVKQARASGKRVFIDFETTWCGPCKTMDEWIWNDAEVAAALNAGYVGLKLDGDIEKAHVKRFGVTGYPTMVVFDPAKDTIVKKVSGYQSSAQVLTFIK
- a CDS encoding response regulator transcription factor; the protein is MSHLLIVEDEPHIASGLRFNLEAEGHEVEIVEDGERALQVITERPQSIDAMVLDVMLPGMDGFAVAAALRARAWLHPILMLTARGRAEDVLRGFEAGADDYLPKPFELTILVARLHALLRRQAWKAAPPPPDQFTFAGRTVDFSAQELRVGAKVYPLTLMETNLLRYLVRHDGQTVSRKQMLEEVWNLHEDTDTRAIDHFMSRLRKYIEAQPSLPKHLLTVRGVGYRFESKNDL
- a CDS encoding HAMP domain-containing histidine kinase; translated protein: MSVSTGRRGAIAFFVIFCVCLVALAVALNVGWIVQNRRQAVALLFGVPVFIAIITGLILNTIFLVREIRRNDQQDAFVNAVTHELKTPVTSIRLHLETLKAHEDTIPDAKRREFYDVMLDDSDRLMQTIEQVLRTGQAGRPSTHRERVNLRTLADECVALTRTRRHLTEAQLCLLPLGPDDRQPEVMGDPTELRGAILNLLDNAVKYSGDDVHVEVYAVLVGDWSVIRVSDRGAGLAAGEAKRIFKRFYRTPGSLTQRIKGTGLGLFIVYSTAKHHGGRAYAESAGVGRGSVFTLELPAVPAAAQ
- a CDS encoding fatty acid desaturase; the encoded protein is MSLTTTVSTKHVPRKSGGTGSLAGANPDRFAGVSWTTAFFMTLFHIGAVWALIDFTWSGVVVMLVTYYIALGWGIGMSYHRLLTHRAYKTPKFVEYFLTICATTALEGGALFWVATHRRHHQHSDSDMDPHTPRHGGFWAHMGWIIFGEAQHNNVTMTSKYAPDLSRDGFHVWLSKYHWVPLTIQGLVLWALGGWNWVLWGVFLRVTLGLHATWLVNSATHLWGQRRFLTRDDSRNNWWVAALTFGEGWHNNHHAHPTSAAHGLAWYEVDLTYLHIRALELVGLATDVRRVKVDDAIEEAA
- a CDS encoding DNA mismatch repair protein MutS — encoded protein: MERRNTRVAGVRLVLGLTGVGLLIWLGLAPWKTLAALVALFAVVAVGHGRLINARDRARSAVQYYERGLARLRHDWPGKGDAGDRFVPADHLYAADLDVFGRGSLFELMATCRTEAGRATLARWMLAPATPEVLVARQAAVRELAPDLDLREQLAVEGDQMRAAVDPAVIGTWAVMAGTLPGRGIEVLVRLVTLSCLGALIWWRQGGPVAPFLVLLALQGLVALALRPRVLRVTEAVDSASRDLDVFVEVARLLERRRDTSSLLQALRGRLATDSGAASSSIARLSQLATMLASRSNVLFAPIAGLLMWTTQLAFSIERWRALHGAQVPQWLDAVAEFDALCALAGYAAEHPAHVFPVVTPPPSRLEATDLAHPLLGDSAVANTVRLGGTAPSLLIVSGSNMSGKSTFLRAIGLNVVLAQMGAPVRAASFSLSPMSVGASIRVLDSLQEGHSRFYAEILRLKHIVDLARANGGATMFLLDEVLSGTNSHDRRQGAEGLLRGLIGFGAVGLATTHDLALGDIAAGWSPQASNVHFADKFDGGSLAFDYVLREGPVKTSNALALMRSIGLDVDPA
- a CDS encoding COX15/CtaA family protein, translating into MTSDPIRAFVRYGWLTLGVTILVIVWGAVVRATGSGAGCGSHWPLCNGEVVPLAPAVGTVIEFVHRVTSGLVMVMALGLVVLARRTFPAGHAARKWAAITLVFMVIEAAVGAGIVLLRLVEDNASALRAGYVGGHLVNTLLLVAAMTTTIWAARPPASNRDASPVSAGGAGAGFTIAMVAMLAVAATGAIVALGDTLFPHASLAEGIAADLDPTAHFLIRLRIWHPILAVTIAGYLFWLAWRSPVFAGETQATPRQLVMMLIVGQCALGVINLLLLAPLTLQMAHLLVSNLLWIPLVWGWLNWQSGIANR